In the genome of Cryptomeria japonica chromosome 8, Sugi_1.0, whole genome shotgun sequence, one region contains:
- the LOC131064721 gene encoding beta-amyrin 28-monooxygenase, with translation MGLQPGKEFESFKRHFHELSAGMLSHPLDLPWTAFGKAKRARAVIVDLIRSKIEMHGNCKGGEGSFMDLVLSAGGEGSLGEEEIADNLIGLFAGGHDTTASALATLLKQLALAPHVLQRLRTDCQKLRDDKKEGEPLTWNDISGLHYLRNVISEGLRIVAPINGGFKQAKTDIVYGDYTIPKGWKVHYSTRQTNNKKEYFCNPEKFDPDRFNERHEPFSFIPFGQGNRICPGNEFAKLEMQVFLYHLVLRYDWELVEADERTIMFFIPYPTHGLPLLLKPAPPSSANT, from the exons ATGGGATTGCAGCCAGGGAAGGAATTTGAGAGTTTTAAGAGGCATTTCCATGAGTTGAGCGCAGGGATGCTGTCTCACCCTCTTGACCTTCCCTGGACTGCCTTTGGAAAGGCAAAAAGGGCACGGGctgtcattgttgatttgattcgTTCAAAGATTGAGATGCATGGAAATTGTAAAGGGGGTGAAGGGAGCTTTATGGATTTGGTGTTGTCTGCAGGGGGTGAGGGAAGCTTGGGTGAGGAGGAGATTGCAGATAATTTGATTGGGCTTTTTGCTGGTGGCCATGACACAACCGCCTCTGCCTTGGCCACGTTGCTCAAGCAACTCGCCCTTGCGCCCCACGTGTTACAACGCCTTCGTACAG ATTGTCAAAAGCTTAGGGATGACAAGAAGGAAGGAGAGCCTCTAACCTGGAACGACATAAGTGGTCTGCACTACTTACGCAATGTAATATCAGAAGGACTGCGCATCGTGGCCCCCATTAATGGAGGTTTTAAGCAAGCCAAAACAGATATTGTCTACGGGGATTATACTATTCCCAAGGGATGGAAG GTTCATTATTCCACAAGACAGACAAACAACAAAAAAGAATATTTTTGCAATCCAGAAAAGTTTGATCCTGATCGTTTCAATGAGCGTCATGAGCCATTTTCCTTTATCCCTTTTGGGCAGGGCAATCGAATCTGCCCAGGAAATGAGTTTGCCAAGCTAGaaatgcaagtgtttctttatcatTTAGTGCTGAGATATGATTGGGAGTTGGTGGAGGCAGATGAAAGGACTATCATGTTCTTCATCCCTTACCCTACTCATGGTTTGCCATTGCTACTTAAACCTGCACCTCCATCctctgcaaatacctga
- the LOC131857923 gene encoding taxoid 14-beta-hydroxylase-like yields the protein MGLWDMFPTWLPIEVLCIFMAAAAMVYIVLGSVIVYGPLLLSALRLKLTGNMPPLPPGRMGLPYWGESVDYIKSCSDPHNPDMWYDRRKAEHGPIFKTHILGSPTVVILGHQANKFILINENKLFLNSWPKSVRVLVGENAMVTSHGARHKRLRQIILSVLGQHTLRMAIGKFERLVVQHLQSEWHAGSIVRAHEKLMDMTDPVCGC from the coding sequence ATGGGTTTATGGGATATGTTTCCAACATGGCTTCCAATCGAGGTCCTCTGCATTTTCATGGCAGCAGCTGCAATGGTGTATATTGTGTTGGGTTCAGTGATTGTTTATGGCCCATTACTACTTTCAGCTCTAAGGCTGAAACTTACAGGCAATATGCCTCCACTTCCGCCAGGCAGAATGGGACTTCCATATTGGGGAGAATCTGTGGATTATATCAAATCGTGCAGTGATCCTCACAACCCAGATATGTGGTATGACAGGAGAAAGGCTGAGCATGGGCCAATTTTCAAAACCCATATTCTGGGCAGCCCAACTGTGGTGATTTTGGGCCATCAGGCTAATAAGTTCATTCTGATCAATGAAAACAAGCTTTTCCTTAACAGCTGGCCTAAGTCTGTTAGGGTTTTGGTTGGGGAGAATGCCATGGTAACTTCCCATGGTGCCCGCCACAAAAGGCTAAGGCAGATTATACTGTCTGTTTTGGGTCAACATACTCTGAGGATGGCCATTGGGAAGTTTGAGAGGCTTGTGGTGCAGCATCTCCAGTCTGAGTGGCATGCTGGTAGTATTGTACGCGCCCATGAGAAGCTTATGGACATGACAGACCCTGTCTGTGGCTGCTGA